The segment GCTGTCGGTCTTTCTCGTTCCCGGGGAGTCGAGCGCCACCGCCGGGGTCCTCGAGGGCGTGCTCGACAGCCTGGTGCGCCTGGCCGGGGCCCCGCGGGGCCCGAGCGGACGCCGGCGGTAGCCTGAGGCCAACGGAGGTGAACGCCATGGACAACGGCACCGGGAGCGGGATCAACATCGAGGACCTGATCCTCGTCAGCGTGGACGACCACGTCGTCGAGCCCCCCGACATGTTCGAGGGACGGCTCCCCGCCAAGTACGCGGGTCTGGCGCCTCAGTTCCTCACGCGCGACGACGGGACCAACGCCTGGCGCTACGAGGGGTCCGAGATACCCAACGTGGCGCTCAACGCCGTGGCGGGCCGGCCCCCCGAGGAGTACGGCATCGAGCCCACCTCCTTCGACGAGCTCCGCCCCGGCTGCTACGACCACAACGAGCGGATCAAGGACATGGACGCCAACGGGGTCCTCGGCTCGCTGTGTTTCCCGTCCTTCCCGCAGTTCTGCGGACAGCTGTTCGCCCGCACCGAGGACAAGGACGTGGCCCTGGCCATGGTGCGCGCCTACAACGACTGGCACATCGACGAGTGGTGCGGCAGCCATCCGGGCCGTTTCATCCCCTGCTCGCTCCCGGCCATCTGGGACCCGGAGGTGCTGGCGGCCGAGGTGCGCCGGACGGCTGCCAAGGGCGCCCATGCCGTGACCTTCTCCGAGAACCCGTCGAAGCTCGGCTGGCCGAGCGTCCACTCCGACCACTGGGACCCGTTCTGGAAGGCGTGCAGCGACGAGAACGTCGTCGTGTGCATGCACATCGGCTCGTCGTCGGAGATCGTGGTGACCTCCGCCGACGCCCCCATGGACGTGCTGATCACCCTCACGCCGATGAACATCGTCAAGGCCGCCGCCGACCTGGTCTGGTCCCCGGTGCTGCGCAAGTTCCCCGACATCAAGGTGGCGCTGTCCGAGGGCGGGATCGGCTGGATCCCGTACTTCCTCGAGCGGCTCGACTACAACTACCAGCAGCACCACCGCTGGACCGGGCAGGACTTCGGGGACAAGCTGCCCAGCCAGGTGTTCAACGAGCACGTGATCACCTGCTTCATCGACGACCACTTCGGGGTGGCCAGCCGGCAGTTCCTCGACATGGACAACGTCTGCTGGGAGTGCGACTACCCGCACTCCGACTCGACGTGGCCCACTGCCCCCGAGAAGCTGATGAAGCAGATGGACGGGGTCTCCCGCGAGGAGATCGACCGCATCAGCCACCTGAACGCCATCCGCCACTTCAGCTTCGACCCGTTCAGCGCCATACCGCGCGACGAGTGCACGGTCGGGGCGTTGCGGCAGCGGGCGGCGGGGCACGACGTGTCGATCCAGGCCCGGGGCCGCCGGGGGGACGGCCACGCCACCCTGGCCGCCGAGCTCGGCGGCTTCACCAAGGGTCGCGACTAGGTCACTCGGCCGGGAGCTCCACGTCCACGGTCGCCTTGGCCATCACCGACTGCTCCTGATTGGTCAGCTCGACCGTGACCGTCACCATGTGGCGGCGCTTGCGCTCCACCCTGGTGTCGGCGACCTGGCCGCGGATGTAGGTGGCGTCCCCCGTGAACGCCGGGTTGCGGTACTGGGCGTCGGAGTGGGTGATGAATCCCCATTCCCCCGCCCAGGCCGCCACGAAGTCCAGGACCCATGCGCCCATGGACGCCCCGTACCCGTAGCCCCGGGCCATCCCGACGTGGCGGGCCCACTTGGGCTGCAGGTGCCCGCGTGAAGGGCCGTAGTAGGCGCCGTCGGTCAGCTCGGGGTTCACCCGCTCCATGCGCCTGTCCCCCTCGAAGCCGGCCATCTCCTTGGTGTAGCCGAGCGCCTCGGCCCGCACCGTCGTCGGCCCGCGCAGGGTGGCGCCCCAGGTCGTCATGGGGTAGGCGCGCCACTCCGTGGTGAAGCTGGCCAGGCTGTGGGGGCCGAGGACGGTCGGGGCCAGCTCGTCACCGACGGACACGGACTCGAACAGGCGCTTGGAGTGGCCCAGCTCCTGGATCTGACGGATGAAGCCGCCCTTGATCTCCTCCAGCTCGAGGAGCTGCTCGTCGGTCCACTCCGGCTCCTGGGGGCCCTCGAACATCCCCTTCTCCCGGGCCTGGCGGACCTGGTAGCGGATCGACGTCGAGCGCTGGAGGCCGATCCGTTCGCCCCGCTGGTTGATGTAGAGGGTGTCGCCGCGCTGGAAGCAGGTGGCGCCGGCGAACTTGGTGTCGGCCACCTTGTAGTCGAACGGCATGCGGTGGCAGACCAGATGGTCCCCGGGCTCGATGCGCGGCCCGAAGAACCACCATTCGTCCCCGCCGAAGATGAGGTGCGAGTCGGGGATGCGCCCGACCTGGGCGGGGGACGCCCCGTGGCTGGTGTCGCAGGTGACGGTGAACGACTGGGGAGCGATGATGCGCCCGAAGCGGCTCTCGGTTGCCCACCGCTCGTCGTAGTGCAGGGGGTTCGGGTAGTGCATCCCCTGCACCCACCGGCGGATGTCGTTGACGGCCACGTCCTCCTTCAGCTCTCCGGGCTCCATGGGCACGCCCATGTACCGGTCGAGGTCGGACGTGTCGAAGCCGGTCGTGGTCTCGGTGGTGTCAGCGCTCACGGGTCGCTCCTGTCGGTCATGGGGTTGGGCTCGGCTCTGCCATCCGGGCACGCACCAGCTCGGCCAGCTCGGCGTCGCGCACCTTGTTGTCGCTGCCGGTCATCGGGATCTCCCCCTCGGCAAAGAACAGCACCCGCCTGGGCACCTTGTAGGACGCCACCCGGCCGGCCAGGAACGACCGGATCTCGTCCTCGGTGGCCTCGGCGCCGTCCTTGAGCACGGCGCACAGCACCACCATCTGGCCCAGCCGGGCGTCGGGAACCCCCATCACCCGGGCCAGCTTGACCGGCGGGCAGGCCCGCAGCTGGACCTCGATCTCGGCCGGCGAGACGTTGGCCCCCCCGGTCTTGATCATCTCGGTCATCCGGCCCGTCCAGTGCACGTAGCCGTCGGCGTCGTAGAAGCCGGCGTCCCCGGTGTGGAAGAAGCCCTCGGCGTCGAAACACTCGTCGGGCGTCGTGCCCACGTAGTGCAGCATGAGAGTCGGCCCGGCCACCGTCAGCTCCCCCTGGCCGTCGGGGCCGAGCTCGGCGCCGGTCCCGGGGTCCACCACGCGCAGCCTCCCACCGGGCAGCAGCCGCCCCATGCTCTGGCGGCTCAGCTCGCGCGGGGTGTCGTGGGGATGGGTCACGAACTGGGCGCAGGTCTCGGACAGGCCGTAGCCCACCGGCATGATCCACGCCGGGTCCCCCTTGACCGCGGGATGCCGGGCAAACGCCGATTTCCCGAACACGCACCGCAACGCCGACAGGTCGGTGCCGGCCCAGTCCGGGTGCTCCTCCAGGGCCCCGGTCTGGTGGGGGAGCGTGTAGGGCTCGGTGACGCCTTCCCGGGCCATGAGGGCCAGCGCCTCCCCGGGTTCGAAGGTCTCCTGCATGACCCAGCACCCGCCCGCCGCCAGCGTCGGGCCCATGGCGGTGTCGAGCCCGGCGGTCCAGAAGAGGGGCAGGGCGGTCCACAGCCGGGTGGTGGTGTCCCGCCCGAACACGCCGGCCTGGAGCCAGAACTGCAGGGCGTGGGCTCCCTGGCTGTGGAGCATGCCCTTGGGGTTGGCCGTTGTCCCCGAGCTGTAGATGATCACCCCCGGGTCGTCCGGGGTCACCGCGTCGCGCCGGGAGGCGAGCGCCGCCGGGTCGACCTCGCTGCCGGCGGCCAGGAACGCCTCCCACGGCACCGCGCCGGATCGCTCCGCCTCGAGGCCGACGGCCGCAACCGTCCGCACGGCCCCGCCCGGTTGCCCGGGGCCGGCCAGGTCCTCGACGAAGTCCCGGCGCAGGAGCCGGGTCTGGGTGAGCACGACCGAGACGCCCGAGTGGCCCAGCATCCACTCCAGCTCCGCCGGCGAGGCGAACGTCGACAGGAGCACGGCCACCGCGCCCACCCGGGCCGCTCCGAACAGCGCCGCCACCGCCTCGGGGCGGTTCCCCATCAGGATCCCCACCCGGTCTCCGGGCTCACAGCCGGCGGCCACCAGGGCGGCTGCCACCCGGTCGGACACGCGGTCGAGATCCGGGTACGTCCAGCGTGCCGTGCGGCCCCCCGCCAGCGGGTCGTCGAACACCAGGGCCTCGCGATCGGCGTGGCGCCCCGCCGCCTCCGCCAGCAGGCCGCCGAGTGTCAGGGCGCCGACGCCACGCGCCTCGGAGAGGGGCGGTCCCTCGAGCACGGTCACCGGCCGGCCCCGTGGGGGAACAGGCCGGCGAAACCGCACCGATCGACCGCGGCCGCCAGCTCCTCGGCGGTGCGCTCGGCCGAGAACGGCAGGCGCAGGGCAGGCTGGACGTGGCGGTACAGGATCGACACGTCGTACTCGTCGCACAGGCCGGCCGCGCCGTGGAGCTGCTGGCAGGTCCGCAGGGCGGCGCGGGCCCCGTCGACGGCCTGGAGGCGCAGGGCCAGGGTGTCGGGCCGGGCCCCGGACGGGTCGGTCGCCACCCGCCACAGGGTGAAGCGGCACAGTTCGCGCAGGCCGTCCACGATCACGGCGGCATCGGCGAGCTGGAACTGCACGGCCTGGAACGCCGCCAGAGGCTGGCCGAACTGGACCCGGCCGTTGACGTGGTCGACGGCCAGCTCGAGGGCCCGCTCCAGGTACCCCAACACCGTCCAGGCCGTGAGGGTCAGATGCATGTCGACCCGCACCGGGAGATCGGCGGCCCCGGACACCGGCCCGGCCGGCTCCATGGGCGCCACGAACGGTCCCAGCCGGGTGCCGAGCCGGGGCGCGCCGGCCCGCGCCCCGTGGGCCCGCCCGCCGACGTCGGCCACCACCCAATCGGCGAACAGGTCACCGTGGTCGACGGCCCAGCCGCCCGCCGCACCCGGCCCGGCCCCGGGTACCAGGGCGAAGGCGGGCCCGCCCGCCTCCTCGCGGAGCAGGCCGGCCACGAGCGGGTAGGGCAGCGCCACCCGGCCGGCGGCCCGGCACAGCTCTCCGGCGGCGGCGGCGGTGTCGAGGTCGGCCAGCGGGTCGAGCTCCTCCACGCCGAGGGACCCGAGGGCGGCGGCCACGGCGGCGCGCTGCGCTGGGTCGGCCTCGGCGCGCCGGGCGGCGTCCATCCCGCCGAGGGCGGTGAAGGCCTTCTCCGCCCCCGCCCCGAACTCCGCCGCCTCGGCGGGCAGGGCCGGGTTCACGGCGCCGATCCGCGGCCGGCGGGGTTCACGCCCGGCTCCCCAGGAGGGCCCGCGACACGATCATCCGCTGGATCTCGATGGTGCCCGAGGCCACGGTCGCGGCCTGGGCGTAGCGCCAGTGGTCCTCGACGGCGCCGTGCAGCGGAGCGGCGGGGCCGGCCTCGAGGCTGCGCTCCTCGAGGGCCTGGAAGAGGACCTCGGCCACCTGCTGGTCGGCCTGGGTGACCGCCAGGCGGGCCACGCTGGCCGACTCGTCGCGCGGCGCGCCGGTCTCCTGCTCGGCCACGGCGCGGTAGGCGAGCAGGCGGGCCACGCGCACCTGGACGAGGGCCCGGGCCCACAGCGCCCGCAACCCGGCGGGAGCGCCGGCGGCCGCCAGCTCCGCCCCCATGAGCGAGAGGAGGCGCTCGCAGCGGGCGTAGCGGGCGATTCCCACCCGTTCGTGGGCCAGCGCCCGCCGGATGACCGTCCAGCCGTTGCCGACTCCGCCCAGGGCCTCGTCCGCCTCGACGCGCACGCCGTCGAAGAAGCACTCGTTCAGGTGGTGGCGCCCGAGCATGCTGCGGATCGGCCGCACCGTGATGCCGGGCCGGTCCATCGGCACGAGGAAGATCGTGATCCCCTCGTGCTTGCGGGCGCCGGGGGGGCCGACCCGCGCCGCCAGCACGCACCACTGCGCCATCTCGGCGTATGACGTCCAGATCTTCTGGCCGTCGACGCGCCACCCGTCCCCGTCGGGCTCGGCCCGGGTCACGAGCGAGGCCAGGTCGGAGCCGGCGTCGGGCTCGCTGAACCCCTGGCACCAGATCACCCGCCCCTCGGCGATGGGAGGGAGGAAGCGCCGCTTCTGCTCGTCGGTGCCGAAGGCCATGATGGCGGGGCCGACCCAGTTGAGGCCCATGTACTGCGCCCCGCGGGGCTCGTGGTGGGCCCACATCTCCTCCCGGACGACGGTCTGGTCCCAGACCGAGCCGCCGGCCCCCCCGTACTCCTCGGGCCAGGCCACGGTGAGCAGGCCCTCCTCGGCCAACCGCCGGCAGAAGCGCTGGGCCACCTCGAGGTCGGCGGGGTCGTCGCTGAAAGCACCCAGCCATCCGGTGGGAATCTCGGCTGCGATCAGCTCCCGGAGGCGCGCCCGCAGCTTCCCGGCCCCGGGACCGAAGTCGTAGTCCATACCCTCGGCGGAGGATCATAGGGTGACACCGTGGTGGCGATTCCCGGCCCGTCTCCCGACCGCGACCGGCTGCGCCCACCGGCGCTGGTCGGCGAGGTGCTGGCGCCGGCGCTGGCCGCCGGTCCCGACCGCGAGGCGGTGGTGACCCGCGCCGGGCGCTGGACCTACCGTGGTCTCGACACCCTGGCCGCCGCCGCCGCCGGCGCCCTGGCCGAGCTCGGGGTGCGCGCCGGGGACCGGGTGGCCGCCGCCCTCCCGAACGAGATCGACGTGGTGGTGGCCTTCCACGGGGCCATGCGGCTCGGAGCGATCTGGGTCGGCGTGAACCGGGCCCTGGCGCCGCCGGAGAAGTCCTACATCCTCTCCGACAGCGGCTCCTCGCTGCTCCTGTGCGACGCCGCCACCGCGGAGCAGCTGAACCCGATGGTCGCCGGGCTCCCCGACCTGCGCCGGACGGTGGTGATCTCCCCGGGCGAAGCCACCGGTGACTGGCCCGCCGCCCTCTCCGCCCACCAGGGGGCCGCCGGCAGCCCGGGCTCCGACGGAGGACGGGCCCACGACCCCGACGCCCCCGCCGCCCTGGCCTACACCAGCGGCACCACCGGCCATCCCAAAGGGGCGGTGCACAGCCAACGCGGCCTGCTCCTGCCCGGGGCCGTGCTCACCGCCACCCGGGGCTACGGCCCCGAGCTGCGCAAGGGGGACTGCCTGCCGCTCACCATCCTCAACCTGCTCGTGCTCAGCACCCTGCTCGTGGCCCAGGCCGGCGGCTGCACGGTGGTCATGGACCGCATCGACGCCGGCGGGGTGGCGGAGTGGATCGAGCGGGAGCGGGTGACGACGTGGAACGGGCCGCCCGCCCTCCTGTACAGCCTGGTCCACGACGACTCGATCCGGCCCGAGGCCCTGGCCTCGCTCGAGGACGTCTGGGTCGGAGGGGCGGACTGCCCGGAGCACCTCCGGGCCGCCTTTGCCGAGAAGTTCGGGGTCCGGGTCAACGGCACCTACGGCCTGACCGAGGCGCCCACGGTCGTGACCATCGACCGCCTGGTCCCGGCGACGGCGCCGGATCCCCACCGGCCCGGAGCCAGCGGGATCCCGCTTCCCCACCTCGACGTGCGGATCGAGGGGGAGGACGGATCGGCCCTGCCCGCCGGGGAGACCGGCGAGATCTGCCTGGCCCCCGCCACCTCCGGGCCCTGGGCCGGTGCCTACCGCCCGCCCGCCGGCTACTGGCAGCGTCCCGACGCCAGCGCCGAGCTGCTCCGCGGCGGCGTGGTCCACACCGGCGATGTCGGCTACGTCGACGCCGACGGCTACCTGGCGGTCCGGGACCGGCGCAACCAGACGATCCTGCGGGGTGGGGCCAACGTCTACCCGGCCGAGGTCGAGCGGGTGCTGTCGGCCCTCCCGGGTGTGGCGGCGTGCGCGGTGTTCGGCATCCCCGACGAGCGCCTGGGCCAGCGGGTGGTGGCGGCGGTCGAGCCGGTGCCGGGGGCGGCGCTGGCCGCGGAGGAGCTGGGGGCGGCCTGCGCCGCCGAGCTGGCCCGCTACAAGGTCCCGGAGCGGTTCGCGTTCGTCGAGCGCTTCGGCCGCAACTCGATGGGAAAGATCGACCGGCGCCGGCTCGGGGCCCTGTTCGCCGCCGAGCCCCTACCATGACGCCGGCGTCACAGTCGGAGGGAGCGGCGCGGGGGTGACCATGGCAGCGCTGGTGGCGGGGAGCCCCATCCCCGAGGTCCCCGACCTCGGGCGCATGCGGGGTGAGCGTCACGCCCGCCTCCAGGCGGGCATGGAGGCGCAGGGTCTCGACGCCCTGGTCCTGTTGGGCACCGGGGGCGTGGCGTACGCCACCGGTGCCGTGAGCCCGGGCGTCGACAGCGGGCGGGGCGTGCTGTTCCGCCCGGTCGCGGTCGTGGTCCGCGGCGCTTCCGCCCCGCATCTGTTCACGCCCTATCCCGACGGGGCGCCCGCCGACCTGCCCCCCGAGCATCTCCACGACGCCGTCTACCCCGAGCTCGACGACGGGGCCGCGGCGCTGCTGGCAGCGGTGGGGGAGCTGGTGCCGGCCGGGGGCCGCCTGGCCTTCGACGAGCTGACCCACGCCCTCGGGCGGGCGCTCTCCGGGCGGGAGGCGGCCGACGCCGGCGCCGTGCTCGGGGCCGCCCGGCTGTGCAAGACCGCCGACGAGCTGGCCTGCATCCGCGCCGCCCAGCGGATCAACGAGCTGGCCATGTCCGAGGTCCAGCCCGGGCTGCGCCCCGGGGTGCGCCAGACCGATCTGTCCGCCACCTTCCTGCGACGCATCTTCGAGCTCGGCGCCACCGCCAACTGCATTGACCCCATCTGGCAGGTGATGCCTCCCCGCCGGCAGGACGGCCCGTGGACCACCCACGGGGACGTCGCCTTCCCGACGGCCAGCACCGACCGCCTCCTACGCGAGGGGGACGTGATCTGGGTCGACACCGGGATCAGCTACGAGGGCTACGCCTCGGACTTCGGGCGCACATGGATCGTCGGCGCCGACCCCCGCCCCGACACCCGCCAGCAGGCCCAGTTCCGCCGGTGGCAGGAGGTGATGGCCGCCGTCCTCGAGCGGTGCAAGCCGGGGGCCACGGCCCTGGAGCTGGGCCGGGCCGCCACCGCCGCCAACGACGGCGTGAAGCCGTGGATCGAGCACTTCTACCTGGCCCACGGCGTGGGCGTGGACAGCGCCGAGATGCCGCTCGTCGGGACGGACCTGGGGGACGCCTTCGACGAGCGCATGGTGCTGCAGCCGGGCATGGTGCTCGTGCTCGAGCCGGTGATCTGGGACGAGGGGGCGGCGGGCTACCGCTCCGAGGACATCGTGGCGGTGACCGACGACGGCTGGGAGCCGCTCTCCGCCCATCCCTACGACCCGTTCGAGGGAGCGTGGTGAGCGTCGGCACCGCCGCCCTGCCCGAGGGCGGGCGCATCGACTTTCCCCGGCTGCGCGCCGACCGCCGCCGCCGGCTGCTCGAGTCGATGGCCGCCCACGACCTCGACGCCGTGATCCTGGGCCGGCCCGCCAACATCGTGTTCGCGTCGGGGGCCCGACAGCTGTGGACGGCCGGGGCCCGCCCCTTCGGCCCGGCGTGCATCGTCGTCCGCGACACCGGCCGCGTGCACCTGCTCTCGACGTGGGACGAGGGAGTGCCGGCGGAGGTGGACCACGCGGAGCTGTTCGGGCTCAGCTGGAACCCGGTCCGCGTGGTCGGGAACGTGGCGGCCGTGCCGGGACTCGGTGGCGTCCGGCGGGTGGGCACCGACGGCTTCGGGGTGGGCACCCCCCGCCTGGTGGCGTCGGTCGCGCCGGAGGCCGAGGTCGTCGACGCCGCCCCGGCGTTGGCCGCGGCCCGGGTGGTGAAGAGCGCCGACGAGGTGGCGTGCCTGGAGACTGCGGTGGCGGTGGCCGAGTGGGCGCTGGCGGCGCTGGCCGGCGTGCTGCGCCCGGGGATCACCGAACGGGAGCTGGTCGGGGCCCACGCCGCCGCCCTGGCCGCCCGGGGCGTCACCGCGCCGGGATCGGAGGCGGTGGCGTGCTCCGCCCCGCGGCGGGGACCGGTGCGCCTGCGCCGGGTGGCGGCCGACCGCCGGATCGGGGAGGGGGAGCTGGTGGCCCTCTCGGCCAACGCCCTGTACTGCGGCTACGAGGGCACGGTGGCCCGTACCCGGGTCTGCGGGCCCCGGCCCCCGGCTCCGGCGCAGGCCCGCCTGCTCGAGCGGGCCCGGGTCGCGACGGCGGCGGTCGGGGCCGCCTGCCGGCCGGGAGCCAGCGGCGCCGACCTGCTGGCCGCCTGGCAGGAGACCGGTGAGGCCCCGTCCCCCGAGCCGTTGGTGTGGGGGCTGGGTCTCGGGGTCGAGCCCCCGGTGGTGTCGGCCCCGGCCCGGTCGGGGCCACTCGGCGCCGGCGCCGCCATCACGGAGGGGATGGTCCTGGCCGTGCAGGGCTGGGTCAGCGAGGAGGGAGCAGGTGGAGCGCTGCAGCTGGACGTGGTGCACGTCACGGCGTCGGGACCACGGGTGCTGAGCCGTGCTTGACGTTCTCATCAGAGGAGGCACGATCCTCGACGGCACCGGCGCCCCGGCCCGGATCGCCGACGTGGCGGTCCGGGGCGGAAAGGTGGTCGGGGTCGGTCCCACCGACGAGCCGGCGGGCCGCACGGTCGACGCCGCGGGGCTGATGGTGGCGCCGGGGTTCGTCGACATCCAC is part of the Acidimicrobiales bacterium genome and harbors:
- a CDS encoding amidohydrolase family protein — encoded protein: MDNGTGSGINIEDLILVSVDDHVVEPPDMFEGRLPAKYAGLAPQFLTRDDGTNAWRYEGSEIPNVALNAVAGRPPEEYGIEPTSFDELRPGCYDHNERIKDMDANGVLGSLCFPSFPQFCGQLFARTEDKDVALAMVRAYNDWHIDEWCGSHPGRFIPCSLPAIWDPEVLAAEVRRTAAKGAHAVTFSENPSKLGWPSVHSDHWDPFWKACSDENVVVCMHIGSSSEIVVTSADAPMDVLITLTPMNIVKAAADLVWSPVLRKFPDIKVALSEGGIGWIPYFLERLDYNYQQHHRWTGQDFGDKLPSQVFNEHVITCFIDDHFGVASRQFLDMDNVCWECDYPHSDSTWPTAPEKLMKQMDGVSREEIDRISHLNAIRHFSFDPFSAIPRDECTVGALRQRAAGHDVSIQARGRRGDGHATLAAELGGFTKGRD
- a CDS encoding MaoC family dehydratase N-terminal domain-containing protein, yielding MSADTTETTTGFDTSDLDRYMGVPMEPGELKEDVAVNDIRRWVQGMHYPNPLHYDERWATESRFGRIIAPQSFTVTCDTSHGASPAQVGRIPDSHLIFGGDEWWFFGPRIEPGDHLVCHRMPFDYKVADTKFAGATCFQRGDTLYINQRGERIGLQRSTSIRYQVRQAREKGMFEGPQEPEWTDEQLLELEEIKGGFIRQIQELGHSKRLFESVSVGDELAPTVLGPHSLASFTTEWRAYPMTTWGATLRGPTTVRAEALGYTKEMAGFEGDRRMERVNPELTDGAYYGPSRGHLQPKWARHVGMARGYGYGASMGAWVLDFVAAWAGEWGFITHSDAQYRNPAFTGDATYIRGQVADTRVERKRRHMVTVTVELTNQEQSVMAKATVDVELPAE
- a CDS encoding class I adenylate-forming enzyme family protein, with the translated sequence MTVLEGPPLSEARGVGALTLGGLLAEAAGRHADREALVFDDPLAGGRTARWTYPDLDRVSDRVAAALVAAGCEPGDRVGILMGNRPEAVAALFGAARVGAVAVLLSTFASPAELEWMLGHSGVSVVLTQTRLLRRDFVEDLAGPGQPGGAVRTVAAVGLEAERSGAVPWEAFLAAGSEVDPAALASRRDAVTPDDPGVIIYSSGTTANPKGMLHSQGAHALQFWLQAGVFGRDTTTRLWTALPLFWTAGLDTAMGPTLAAGGCWVMQETFEPGEALALMAREGVTEPYTLPHQTGALEEHPDWAGTDLSALRCVFGKSAFARHPAVKGDPAWIMPVGYGLSETCAQFVTHPHDTPRELSRQSMGRLLPGGRLRVVDPGTGAELGPDGQGELTVAGPTLMLHYVGTTPDECFDAEGFFHTGDAGFYDADGYVHWTGRMTEMIKTGGANVSPAEIEVQLRACPPVKLARVMGVPDARLGQMVVLCAVLKDGAEATEDEIRSFLAGRVASYKVPRRVLFFAEGEIPMTGSDNKVRDAELAELVRARMAEPSPTP
- a CDS encoding acyl-CoA dehydrogenase family protein; this translates as MNPALPAEAAEFGAGAEKAFTALGGMDAARRAEADPAQRAAVAAALGSLGVEELDPLADLDTAAAAGELCRAAGRVALPYPLVAGLLREEAGGPAFALVPGAGPGAAGGWAVDHGDLFADWVVADVGGRAHGARAGAPRLGTRLGPFVAPMEPAGPVSGAADLPVRVDMHLTLTAWTVLGYLERALELAVDHVNGRVQFGQPLAAFQAVQFQLADAAVIVDGLRELCRFTLWRVATDPSGARPDTLALRLQAVDGARAALRTCQQLHGAAGLCDEYDVSILYRHVQPALRLPFSAERTAEELAAAVDRCGFAGLFPHGAGR
- a CDS encoding acyl-CoA dehydrogenase family protein translates to MDYDFGPGAGKLRARLRELIAAEIPTGWLGAFSDDPADLEVAQRFCRRLAEEGLLTVAWPEEYGGAGGSVWDQTVVREEMWAHHEPRGAQYMGLNWVGPAIMAFGTDEQKRRFLPPIAEGRVIWCQGFSEPDAGSDLASLVTRAEPDGDGWRVDGQKIWTSYAEMAQWCVLAARVGPPGARKHEGITIFLVPMDRPGITVRPIRSMLGRHHLNECFFDGVRVEADEALGGVGNGWTVIRRALAHERVGIARYARCERLLSLMGAELAAAGAPAGLRALWARALVQVRVARLLAYRAVAEQETGAPRDESASVARLAVTQADQQVAEVLFQALEERSLEAGPAAPLHGAVEDHWRYAQAATVASGTIEIQRMIVSRALLGSRA
- a CDS encoding AMP-binding protein, encoding MVAIPGPSPDRDRLRPPALVGEVLAPALAAGPDREAVVTRAGRWTYRGLDTLAAAAAGALAELGVRAGDRVAAALPNEIDVVVAFHGAMRLGAIWVGVNRALAPPEKSYILSDSGSSLLLCDAATAEQLNPMVAGLPDLRRTVVISPGEATGDWPAALSAHQGAAGSPGSDGGRAHDPDAPAALAYTSGTTGHPKGAVHSQRGLLLPGAVLTATRGYGPELRKGDCLPLTILNLLVLSTLLVAQAGGCTVVMDRIDAGGVAEWIERERVTTWNGPPALLYSLVHDDSIRPEALASLEDVWVGGADCPEHLRAAFAEKFGVRVNGTYGLTEAPTVVTIDRLVPATAPDPHRPGASGIPLPHLDVRIEGEDGSALPAGETGEICLAPATSGPWAGAYRPPAGYWQRPDASAELLRGGVVHTGDVGYVDADGYLAVRDRRNQTILRGGANVYPAEVERVLSALPGVAACAVFGIPDERLGQRVVAAVEPVPGAALAAEELGAACAAELARYKVPERFAFVERFGRNSMGKIDRRRLGALFAAEPLP
- a CDS encoding Xaa-Pro peptidase family protein encodes the protein MAALVAGSPIPEVPDLGRMRGERHARLQAGMEAQGLDALVLLGTGGVAYATGAVSPGVDSGRGVLFRPVAVVVRGASAPHLFTPYPDGAPADLPPEHLHDAVYPELDDGAAALLAAVGELVPAGGRLAFDELTHALGRALSGREAADAGAVLGAARLCKTADELACIRAAQRINELAMSEVQPGLRPGVRQTDLSATFLRRIFELGATANCIDPIWQVMPPRRQDGPWTTHGDVAFPTASTDRLLREGDVIWVDTGISYEGYASDFGRTWIVGADPRPDTRQQAQFRRWQEVMAAVLERCKPGATALELGRAATAANDGVKPWIEHFYLAHGVGVDSAEMPLVGTDLGDAFDERMVLQPGMVLVLEPVIWDEGAAGYRSEDIVAVTDDGWEPLSAHPYDPFEGAW
- a CDS encoding M24 family metallopeptidase, with product MSVGTAALPEGGRIDFPRLRADRRRRLLESMAAHDLDAVILGRPANIVFASGARQLWTAGARPFGPACIVVRDTGRVHLLSTWDEGVPAEVDHAELFGLSWNPVRVVGNVAAVPGLGGVRRVGTDGFGVGTPRLVASVAPEAEVVDAAPALAAARVVKSADEVACLETAVAVAEWALAALAGVLRPGITERELVGAHAAALAARGVTAPGSEAVACSAPRRGPVRLRRVAADRRIGEGELVALSANALYCGYEGTVARTRVCGPRPPAPAQARLLERARVATAAVGAACRPGASGADLLAAWQETGEAPSPEPLVWGLGLGVEPPVVSAPARSGPLGAGAAITEGMVLAVQGWVSEEGAGGALQLDVVHVTASGPRVLSRA